The Mustela nigripes isolate SB6536 chromosome 4, MUSNIG.SB6536, whole genome shotgun sequence genome includes a window with the following:
- the LOC132015303 gene encoding olfactory receptor 6C74-like, translating into MEVRNETTIQEFILEGFPAIQALGNVFFLIHLLAYLASITGNVVIITITWVDHRLWTPMYILLSTFSFSECCFITLVIPKLLSIFLLGRQPISFTACLIQAFSFFFFGSIIFFLMAVMSLDRYVAICKPLHYPTIMNPKTCFLLVTACLALSFPLIAGLVVKVSQLSFCGPHVIPHFFCDLGPLIHLSCSDTRPTEMLTLVLALFVLITSLIITTIAYSNIVVTVLRLPSAKEKQKAFSTCSSHLMVLFLMYGSCVFIYVKPKQTNRLDSNREAALVNTVVTPLLNPVIYTLRNKQVHRALREALLRLRLQKQSFGG; encoded by the coding sequence ATGGAGGTGAGGAATGAGACAACAATCCAAGAATTCATTCTGGAAGGGTTTCCTGCCATCCAGGCCCTAGGGAATGTCTTCTTCCTGATCCATCTGCTGGCATACCTGGCCTCTATCACAGGAAATGTGGTGATCATCACCATCACTTGGGTTGACCATCGGCTCTGGACACCAATGTATATTTTACTCAGCACGTTCTCCTTCTCTGAATGCTGTTTTATCACCTTAGTTATTCCTAAACTGCTGTCCATCTTCCTGTTGGGAAGGCAACCAATTTCCTTTACTGCTTGTCTCATacaagccttttcttttttcttttttgggtcaATAATTTTCTTCCTCATGGCAGTGATGTCTCTGGATCGGTATGTGGCCATTTGCAAGCCTCTGCATTACCCGACCATCATGAACCCGAAGACTTGCTTCCTCCTGGTCACTGCCTGCTTGGCTTTGTCCTTCCCTCTCATCGCTGGGCTAGTAGTGAAGGTTTCCCAGTTGTCCTTCTGTGGCCCCCATGTCATCCCCCACtttttctgtgaccttggccCCCTGATTCATCTCTCCTGTTCTGACACCAGACCTACTGAAATGTTGACCTTAGTCCTCGCTTTGTTTGTCCTTATAACATCTCTTATCATAACCACCATTGCATACAGCAACATAGTAGTCACAGTCCTGCGACTCCCATCAgccaaggagaaacagaaagctttctccacctgctcctctcacCTCATGGTTCTCTTTCTGATGTATGGCAgctgtgtgtttatatatgtgaaaCCAAAGCAAACGAACAGGCTGGACTCCAATAGGGAGGCTGCCCTTGTGAACACAGTGGTGACCCCACTGCTCAACCCTGTCATCTACACTCTGCGGAACAAGCAGGTCCATCGGGCTCTGAGGGAGGCTCTATTGAGGTTGAGGTTACAGAAACAGAGCTTTGGAGGGTAA
- the LOC132015304 gene encoding olfactory receptor 6C74-like gives MPMEMGNGTTVHEFTLEGFPAIQHLGKVLFLVHLLAYLASIAGNVIIITITCADSQLHTPMYLFLSTFSFLECGVISAVIPKLLVIFLSGKQTISFPACFIQAFVFLFLGTVGFLLIAVMSLDRYVAICKPLHYPTIMNLKTCFLLVTACFTLAFPFITGLVVKVFQLSFCGPRIIPHFFCDLAPLIHLSCSDTKPTEMLTFVLALFVLITSLIITIIAYSNIVVTIIQLPSAKEKQKAFSNCSSHLIVLSLMYGSCVFIYVKPKQMNRLESNREAALVNTVVTPLLNPVIYTLRNKQVHRALRETMCRMKISR, from the coding sequence ATGCCCATGGAAATGGGGAATGGGACAACTGTCCACGAATTCACCTTGGAGGGGTTTCCTGCCATCCAGCACCTGGGAAAGGTCCTCTTCCTGGTGCACTTGCTGGCATACCTGGCATCCATTGCTGGCAATGTGATCATAATCACCATCACCTGTGCTGACTCCCAACTCCATACACCTATGTATTTGTTCCTCAGCACTTTCTCCTTCTTGGAGTGTGGTGTCATAAGTGCTGTTATTCCTAAGTTGCTTGTCATCTTTCTCTCAGGCAAGCAAACAATTTCCTTTCCTGCCTGTTTCATAcaagcatttgtctttttatttcttggaacAGTAGGTTTCCTCCTCATAGCAGTGATGTCTCTGGATCGGTATGTGGCCATTTGCAAGCCTCTGCATTACCCGACCATCATGAACCTGAAGACTTGCTTCCTCCTGGTCACTGCCTGCTTCACATTGGCCTTTCCCTTTATCACTGGGCTGGTAGTGAAGGTTTTCCAGTTGTCCTTCTGTGGTCCCCGTATCATTCCTCACTTTTTCTGTGACCTTGCCCCCCTGATTCATCTCTCCTGCTCTGACACCAAACCTACTGAAATGTTGACCTTTGTCCTCGCTTTGTTTGTCCTTATAACATCTCTTATCATAACCATCATTGCCTATAGCAACATAGTAGTCACAATCATACAACTCCCATCAgccaaggagaaacagaaagcttTCTCTAACTGCTCCTCTCACCTCATAGTCCTCTCTCTGATGTATGGCAgctgtgtgtttatatatgtgaaaCCAAAGCAAATGAACAGGCTGGAATCCAACAGGGAGGCTGCCCTTGTGAACACGGTGGTGACCCCCTTGCTCAACCCTGTCATCTACACTCTGCGGAACAAGCAGGTGCACCGGGCTCTGAGGGAGACAATGTGCAGAATGaaaatatcaagataa